A genomic region of Scyliorhinus canicula chromosome 4, sScyCan1.1, whole genome shotgun sequence contains the following coding sequences:
- the LOC119965030 gene encoding nucleophosmin-like isoform X2: MADCDLESTAPMRPQSFLFGCELKAGEKEYKMEVDDDESEHQLSLRTVCLGVGANDDLHLVEAEGLNAEGKNMKITLAALKLSVQPTVSLGGFEMAPPVTFRLKSGAGPVYISGQHLIALDDDDLDSDDEDDSILEDTKSKQAIKRPAVPATKIMQKKMKVEDSDDDEEDDEDDDDDDEEDITPAKKPLQKTPLKATPGSKGNPNQNGKTPTKSTPVKKQTKSPESSGKPKTPKTPKTPMTIEEIKTKLKTSVEKGVGLPKLEPKFINYLKHGFRIEDPKIIKELWAWRQTVDGK, encoded by the exons ATGGCGGATTGCGATTTGGAGAGTACAGCGCCCATGAGGCCGCAGAGCTTCTTGTTCG GATGTGAGCTCAAGGCAGGTGAGAAAGAATACAAGATGGAGGTGGATGACGATGAGTCTGAGCATCAGCTTTCTTTGAGAACG GTTTGTCTTGGTGTTGGTGCAAATGATGACTTGCACCTGGTTGAAGCAGAAGGCTTAAATGCTGAAGGCAAGAACATGAAGATCACTTTGGCAGCTCTGAAGTTGTCGGTGCAGCCCACA GTTAGTTTGGGAGGATTTGAAATGGCGCCTCCTGTGACATTCCGGCTGAAATCTGGAGCTGGTCCTGTGTACATCAGTGGCCAACACCTCATCG CATTGGATGATGATGATTTGGACTCTGATGATGAGGATGACAGCATACTGGAGGACACCAAATCGAAACAAGCTATAAAACGACCAGCAGTTCCTGCAACCAAAATAATGCAG AAAAAAATGAAAGTGGAAGACTCTGACGATGATGA GGAGGATGATGAGGATGACGACGATGATGATGAGGAGGACATAACCCCAGCAAAAAAG CCTCTTCAGAAAACTCCACTCAAGGCTACCCCTGGATCAAAGGGGAATCCCAACCAAAATGGCAAAACACCCACCAAATCCACACCAGTTAAGAAGCAGACAAAG TCACCAGAATCCAGCGGCAAACCCAAGACCCCCAAAACTCCGAAGACCCCAATGACTATTGAAGAAATCAAGACCAAGCTGAAGACTTCAGTGGAGAAA GGTGTTGGTCTGCCCAAACTGGAGCCGAAGTTTATAAACTACCTTAAACATGGCTTCAGGATAGAGGACCCAAAG ATCATCAAAGAGCTTTGGGCATGGAGGCAAACAGTGGATGGGAAGTAG
- the LOC119965030 gene encoding nucleophosmin-like isoform X1, with protein MADCDLESTAPMRPQSFLFGCELKAGEKEYKMEVDDDESEHQLSLRTVCLGVGANDDLHLVEAEGLNAEGKNMKITLAALKLSVQPTVSLGGFEMAPPVTFRLKSGAGPVYISGQHLIALDDDDLDSDDEDDSILEDTKSKQAIKRPAVPATKIMQKKMKVEDSDDDEEDDEDDDDDDEEDITPAKKVKQPLQKTPLKATPGSKGNPNQNGKTPTKSTPVKKQTKSPESSGKPKTPKTPKTPMTIEEIKTKLKTSVEKGVGLPKLEPKFINYLKHGFRIEDPKIIKELWAWRQTVDGK; from the exons ATGGCGGATTGCGATTTGGAGAGTACAGCGCCCATGAGGCCGCAGAGCTTCTTGTTCG GATGTGAGCTCAAGGCAGGTGAGAAAGAATACAAGATGGAGGTGGATGACGATGAGTCTGAGCATCAGCTTTCTTTGAGAACG GTTTGTCTTGGTGTTGGTGCAAATGATGACTTGCACCTGGTTGAAGCAGAAGGCTTAAATGCTGAAGGCAAGAACATGAAGATCACTTTGGCAGCTCTGAAGTTGTCGGTGCAGCCCACA GTTAGTTTGGGAGGATTTGAAATGGCGCCTCCTGTGACATTCCGGCTGAAATCTGGAGCTGGTCCTGTGTACATCAGTGGCCAACACCTCATCG CATTGGATGATGATGATTTGGACTCTGATGATGAGGATGACAGCATACTGGAGGACACCAAATCGAAACAAGCTATAAAACGACCAGCAGTTCCTGCAACCAAAATAATGCAG AAAAAAATGAAAGTGGAAGACTCTGACGATGATGA GGAGGATGATGAGGATGACGACGATGATGATGAGGAGGACATAACCCCAGCAAAAAAGGTAAAGCAG CCTCTTCAGAAAACTCCACTCAAGGCTACCCCTGGATCAAAGGGGAATCCCAACCAAAATGGCAAAACACCCACCAAATCCACACCAGTTAAGAAGCAGACAAAG TCACCAGAATCCAGCGGCAAACCCAAGACCCCCAAAACTCCGAAGACCCCAATGACTATTGAAGAAATCAAGACCAAGCTGAAGACTTCAGTGGAGAAA GGTGTTGGTCTGCCCAAACTGGAGCCGAAGTTTATAAACTACCTTAAACATGGCTTCAGGATAGAGGACCCAAAG ATCATCAAAGAGCTTTGGGCATGGAGGCAAACAGTGGATGGGAAGTAG